One Zingiber officinale cultivar Zhangliang chromosome 10B, Zo_v1.1, whole genome shotgun sequence genomic window, AAAGTGGTAAAAATATCTATTGGTGTTTGCTGATAATAATATTCAAGTGATATGTTCTTGTGGTGATATATGATGTCTTTAGAATAGCTTACTATGGGAACAAAATTTACTTATTGTATCATAAGTGTGCATTTCTTTAATTTTCACTATATCTATGTGAACTTGCTAAATAAGTATTATGACATATTAATTTGTCATTTTGACATTCGAATATTCTGTAACTATTATTATCAATTTTGTGACTTTTATATTTACATGTGGAACTTGTTTAATAATTATGTTGAACTTTATGCTTAGTCTTAATTCTTAACTCCTATGTTTTGTGGTATATATTCACTTATATTaagggatttgcagggatttgcagggattgcAGCTGCTCATGCACTGAAAAATGCAGCTTTTCAGGTGTTATGTCGATATAAATTAACAGTTTTTTCAGTTGCCTTTACATATTAGATTCTAAGTTCTGATATGAATGCAGTGTGTGAAGTGGCTGGGTAAATTTGTATCACAtggaagtttattttttattccttAGGTTGTGCTTTTAGAATCTCGGGATAGAATTGGTGGTCGAGTTCACACTAACTACTCATTTGGTTTTCCTGTTGACATGGGAGCAGCCTGGTATGCttcttttttttgtgtttttgttttcattCCTTCTGAAGAGGATTGTGGCCAGCCTTCAAAATTTCAGTGACTAGAAGTTTTAATTTGGACACTTCAGGTTGCATGGTGTCTGCAACGAGAATCCATTGGCATCTTGGATTGGAAGACTTGGTCTACCAATTTATCGAACTTCTGGTGACAATTCTGTCTTGTATGATCATGACTTGGAGAGGTAATGGTTAATTGAATAACTAACATATATCACTGATCATGGAGACTATAATCTTATGGAGAcaaatttatttctatttttcagCTACGCACTCTTTGATGGTGATGGACATCAAGTGCCTCAAGATCTAGTGGAAAAAGTTGGTCAGGTGTTTGAAACCATTCTGGAAGAGGCAAGTTCTTTATTAACCTTATATCTGCAGTGCtgataacttggaaatatttctcTTGTGAAATGACTGTTCAACGTTTACAGGCTAACAAACTCAGGTATGAAACAAATGAAGACATGTCTATAGCACAGGCTATTAAGCTAGTCATGGAGAGGCATTCAATATGATGCATTATTAATGAATTAAgtctactttatgagatttcagattttttttatcattcataggcatttagtttagatcaagtgacatttctttatcttcttcttacaggtagagtttgaaggattaggagaattaagaagcaaggatgaagaagatgaaggattaggagaattaagaagcaaggatgaagaagatgaaggcatttagtttatcttctttctttatctacttggtccacttcgatccaagtacgatgcaaacatggcaaggataaagaagatgaaggattaggagaattaagaagcagtgttttgttactcttctagtgttgtacatggtaaaagtagttcaaatgctccaactcttcaaaactagatatcaagattaggatgttgtgttactcttctaggattaggatgttgtgttgttctacctttgttttaatagtgtcgttgtcattttgttggttgcttttgaaatttcttcggaatgttgtaaatattattttcgaatgttagaaaattatatgttaaattttatttacaaatttagtattttgaatgatttataatactagaaaattgtataataaattttaatatttttttttattttttatcaaaaaaagacaacggtttttcactgttgtcgtaaatagtttaaaactgttgttgaagaccctgttattaaaggtagacgctcaaagacaacggtgaaaaactgttgtctttgaaggaaaagacaacagtttttcaccgttgtaaaaactgttgtctttgtcttcaaagataacggttaaaaactgttatctttgagtaccccctttaacaacacagcctttaacaacagtccgaaaggggctacgacaacggtaaaaaaccgttgttgtaaggcttttttcttgtagtgatccttgtgttagcattgtgtttttgtttcttgtacattccgctgcatatcatcatcaagaagcAAGCTACaacaagcgcgacgagctattcaccccccccctctagctacatttcgaccctaacaatacTAAATTTGAATGACACTCTGATTTTCATAATAAAGAGCAGTAGGTTACCGAAGAAAAATTCTCATATTTGCAAGCAACCAACGTAACCAAACAATCTCACAAGTGATGATAGTCATGGCATGATACTTAGCTTCTGTGGAAGATATAGAGATAACATCttgtttcttactcttccaagagataagagaattttgaagaaaaatacAAAAGTTGGTGGTCGACTTACGATCCGTAGGGGCGCCTGCCCAATCAGCATCAGAGTATGCACACAACTCTAATGAGAAAGTAGAAGAGAATAAAAGACTCTGAAATTGAGTTCCCCGAAGATACGAGAGAATGCAAAGAACAGCAACCCAATGAACTATGGTCGGTGCAGTGATAAACTAACTAACCACATGCACAACATGCGCAATACCAAGACAAGTCATAGTGAGATAAACCAAACTTCCCACAACTGTACGATAAAGGCTAGGATTTAGCAAAGGAGAACCATCTGATAGAGAGTACTGAACATTAGTCTCAAGGGGAGTATCGACTACCCTATTGTTAGTGAGATGTGCATTCTCAAATAGATCGGCTATGCACTTTGACTTAGACAAGAGATAACCTTTTGGTGAAGAGGCAATCTTGATCTCCATAAATAGTGTAGTAAATCCAAGTCTTTCAGATTTAACGAGAACCATCAGATTTAGTGAAGTTGTCATGAGGAAGAGTAGTCATGGGGGAGGCTTTGTCGACGTCGGTACTGAAAGGATGAATGCAAATAAGATTTGCATGAGTCATGTCATGTGCTAGAAGAGGTACGAAGAAGaaaggaatatgctcaagaaacacaataTGATGAGAGGTATATAATTTTTTACTGATTGGATTAAAACAACAATATCCCTTTTAACCAACACCATAACCAAGGAAGACACACAAAGCATACCTAGAGGACAACTTATCATGCTCGACGTGTTGTTGGAGAACAAAACAAATACAACTAAAAACACATAAAGAGAAATAATCAGACCATAACcatatagtttttaaaaaaaagacaaaCATGAATTGTGAGAAGTTGTAATCCTATTAATTACATGAGTAGCAGTAAGAGTTGCTTTTCCCCAAAAAATAATAGGAAAATTCGTAGACAATAAGAATGAGTGGGTTGTctcaacaagatgtctatgttttctctctgcAACCCAATTATGTTTAGATATTTCTCGACACAAGGTTTGATGTATAATACCTTCTGATAcaagtaaataagaaaaaatattagaAGTATACTCACCCCTCAAATCACAACAAAAATACTTGATAATAATCGAATGTTTAGTTTTGACAAGAGTTTTAAAGTCATTGAAGATTGTAACATAATCAGATCTGTATTTTGTAAAATAAACTCAAGCATAACGAGcgcaatcatcaataaaagaaatataatatCTTGATCCCCTTTTGTAGTAACAGGAGAAGACCTCCACACATTAAAATGAACAAGATCAAAAGGATTAGGAGAAAAAGATAGACTTTTATTGAAAGATAACGTAGAAAATTTtaccagtttacaaccactacaatcagaaatattaTAACTTTTTAAATAGGACGCTGAAACATGACCTAGATGAGTATGctacaaataaaattagaagaagaATGACTCAATCAAAAAGATGATAGATTGACACTAAAAGCTGCAACATCTAGTACTTGGAGCTTATCTAAGACATAGAGTCCCTCTTGCCTACGATTAATTCCAATCTCCTTCTAAGATTACGGGTCATgcacataacaattggatgaaaaaaAAGATTGAATATCCAGACTCAAacaattgactaacagaaataaGATTAAGTGTAAGACTAGGAATATAATAAATATCAAGAAGAGACAAGCAAGTTGTAACAATAGAACCAATACCTATTAATGACATCAGAGTACCATTAATAGTCACAACTAAAAAAGATGAATTAGAAGACAAGGTGATAAAAGATGACAAGTTAAGTGATATATGATGTGAGGCTCCAGAATCTAAGATCCACAAAGAGAAAGATATACTTGATGTAACAgaggatgacaaacctatatgagaagaaATAGAATGATAAAGGGCTGTGAAACAAGGAATTGTTAAAACTGCTCAAGCATATATGGATCTAAAGAGGGGGCGGTCATTCCATTACTAGACTAAGGTAATCCACATGATAACTGTTGTGGTTGATTACcagattttcaaaaaaatattacgATGTAGCAATGGTGCATGTTGAGGTCATTACTACTAATACTGCTGCTATGGTGgtcattgttggttagtcctaggaaaacgtacaggttccactatacaaaattttttgtacaagtgtcgaacctttccttaaataacctattgtgttctttagaagttaaattaggaatcacagacggaacttaacatcattgattccaaatttaacttatttgttcttaatggtttagatttgaatcgcaagcggaacttaacactattgattcaaatctacctaagttattaattccataaatattaatttctaaaattggcttccaggactgcatagcgaggcacatgaccttcttggatatgggagtaaccaccaccgcctaggcaaaaccttttaaggaaagctaatatttatttccttaaataactctaggttaaccaaaaagaacaatcgaattacaaattcgaaaaagaagaaaacacaaactcgaaaaaactattttaaaaaaatagatctaattgcctcttgtatttagaattcttacaaagaaaataattagtatgatgcggaagaaaactactagttataccttctctttgtaagctaataacctcgagatctgctgtcgtattcctcgcctcgccttggacgtcgtgtgagcgacgatcctccaagatgaacaccacccaaaagactccttcctcttcctctagaattcggccaccaccaccaccaaggagaagagagcaaagggaaagggagaagggagagggttggccaccaagagatctccaagcaagagaataagagttgtgtctcataaagccccctcaccccttcttttatattacttgcccaaggcaaataaggaaaaaccttttacaaaaaataaaatcatccaagagtttttcctttttccttttccttttccttttctttccttttgattgaatcaatcaccaatcaatggttgtgatcaatcctatatggtttaggattaagtttagtcggccccttgcttgggcaccaagcaaggtggtcggccaccatatttaggaaaggaataataatttttcttttataaaattttacaagagaaaaaactcttataaaattttacaagctctctttcctaaagtaggagttaaaaaaaggaaagtttctaaaaattaaaaccatattttaaatttaaaaactctcttataaaattttcttttttaacatgatgatagaaaattttaattttaaaacttatctcccttttttcttaaaccatgaggatggttaaaaaaggaaagttttaaaacttttaaaactctctattaaaacatgttgcataattcaaataaggaaagttttaaaaattaaaatctctcttttaaaacttatagttttctacaaagagaagattttaaaaattcaaaacacctctcctatttgaattaatcttgaccggcccctacaagcttggtcaccaagctatggGGCTGgtcctataagaggatgtggtcggccattgcttggtcaccaagcaatggtccgacccctttcttggacaccaagaagagccttacatttggatggacttaagactataatgaggctacgacagggacctagaggagaaattggttttgaccttctgatgagcttgagtatcccgtgctcgccccgaacacataactcaagttcatcgataacaactcattccactagagagttattaccgcactaccgcaccaatcccaaattacattatgggctcattcttatcatgagtgtgttagtctccctgtatttaagattatgaatgtccactaattaagtaagttactgacaactcacttaattaatatctagctccaagagtagtaccactgaactttattgtcatgtcggactaggtccacctgcagggcttaacatgacaattcttatgaactcttcttgggggcattctcaacctagataactaggacacagattccttctataatcaacaacacacactataggtaatatcatttcccaacttatcgggcatattgatttatcgagctaaacctcaccctttgataaatcaaagaaataaatattaaatatatgtgcttgttattatattaggattaagagcgcacacttccataataactaaggtttagttcttttactaagtcagtacaaaaagaacttacctaaatgatcatactcaatacacttaaagtgtatcagtgtaatttattagtcaagataaactaatacttaattacactatgactattctgatggtttgttcctttccatcttagtcgcgagcaactgtttataatttatagagaaccgacaatatgatcttctgagtgtgacaccacactccatgttatctactatataaattaattgaacaattacatttaataaataaatacagatattgaccaatgtgattcttttatttcaacaaataaatgtttacaaaagctaggcttttagtatacactctaacagtcatTTCTTCTTCTGCTGTAGTTTATCTTTATTCAACAATAATGGACACTAAGACTTCCAGTGTCCCTTTTATTTGTAATAAGCACACTCATCACTAGAAACCTTTGAAGTCGACCTATTTTGATTATGAGGTGAAGGCCACTATAATGCTACAAAAACAAATGGCGTAGATGGTACaataattttcttatcaacctgaGACTTAAGGTGAATCTCCTCAGTTATCAATTCATGTACTACTGAATCAACGGAAGGGAGAGGACTATGATATAAAATTATTTCGTGTAATCCTTCAAAGTTATCTCAAAGGGCTATCAAGAATTGGACCAGATGTTGTTCTTATCTAAGAGTGGCATAAGCTGGGAATGCTCGTAATTCTGAGGATTCTGTGAGTGTCAACTGGTCCCAAAGTTTTGGCATAGTAGAATAAAAATTTTGGACACCCATATCTTATTGCCAAAGAACGCGGATATCTACTTCCAATTGATATTGTTTGGCAAAGATAGACTGTGTGTATAATCTTGTCAAATGATCTTAAACCTCTTTAATTGTCTTGTACTTGGCCAACTAAGCACCAATAGAGTGTGAACTAAAAATATTGATCCACGTAATAATCTTCGCATTATCGGCCTTCTAAACATCCAACGacttttcataatcatcaatatTGTTGTCTGTAGGTTGAATTCGTACACCTAAAACATATCCCCATATAGAGTTTCCtcataagaaatttttaataaaatatcccCAATAAGATTAATTTTTTCCATCCAGTCGGACACTAATCGATTGAAGCGAATCATCTGTGCAACCACTCATGAAGATAGAACGAATTGTGCTCACGAATAATTGAACAGAAAATAAACCGAGTTGatgtaaaaataaaagaaactcaATCAAAACTGTATGTCTACGCCACTCATGGAGTTCGATTCACGAATTATCTGTGCGACCACACATGAAGTTCGATCCAGCAAAAACCGACCCGATAACATACAATTCGCTCGAGTTCGACCCCGTATAAGCCGACCCAGTTGGAGATAAGTTTCACCCATTTCTTCGTCTCGGACCGGATCAAGCATAATAAAGTATATTACTCAAATTGGCGGCCTCTAATAATTCAACATGCACTGATGGAACAATTTCTAGATAGGAACTCCTACACTTCCATAGGTCAAAGACACAAATGCTTTCAACTGAAACTAACTAAACCTCTCGTTTGCAACGACTTCATTGCCCTCTTAGCGTCGACTCTCACTCTCAATCCCTTTCGCATGCAGTTGCTCTGTTGTTGACTCATTGTCACGGTTTTAATGGTCAAAAACACACATGCAAACACAGAAAGAAAAGCCTTTATTATTATAATGTGTAAGAACATAAAAGTTGGCCAACATTAGTAAATCTAATTGCCTTGTTAATTAGCTTCTTCGCCTATAAATTATTCTGTAAAAATGGTACAAAATAGACTTTGATGTTATTTGCTAATTTAAAAAGTCACATTGTGATTGTGACGGCGGCAAATGTGCGTGGCTCACATGTTTTTGCTTATACATATTTATTCTTAATTTGATCCTAGTTATAATATATTCatagtgattttttttaattaatgggGTGCATAATCATACAATGTTGAGATTCTGTGTCATCTGTCATAaatacttcctaatttattttgacGATCGATAAAAAAAACTTCTAAAGAAACGATgttattcatatttatttttttcaatttttaacaaACAAGGGGTCTATATTCTAGAAGACGCCTCCGGATTATATAAATTAGTTAGATTGCTACTTGGATTCAATTTAGATATTCTATAACAATAATTCAATTTAAACTTGTAACGTGTCGATGAGTATGTGAATATATTCCCTAATTATATTTCTCTCTGGTCACATCATAAACAATTTGGACAAATATATGTCATTATATATTCATTTTCAACCCGTCAAATTTGATTCAACAATTTTTTTCTACAAGCTAATAATTAGCACAATCCTAACCTTATCAAGTTATATAACTAGAGCCGCGTGTGCATGACGAACAAATTAAAATTCCATATTtaaagaagaataaaaagtagAAATCATAAATGGAGTTGAAGAGGGAAAGAAAGAGCTGGAAACTTCCTTTTCACAAAAGAGGACGACGCGGAATCGGGTGGTGGGTCATGTTTTTTATATTCGCCccctttttattaaaattttacaataattaTATTCAGAAATTTGTTCGGACCGAATTGGACATGGCGCCCATCGTTTTAGGTACGGAAGATGCTATAACGTAATTAACAATATTCATaaaataaaaacatttttttaaaacagAAAGGCATTGCGGTGGCAAAAATGTAATTGTATGCTTCCACGGTGGCAACTGCATTctcttattatttatttgtttatttatttataattaattccCAGCACTTCGCCTACTTGTTCTCTGAGACCACCGCGATTTGGAGATTGGAGcaatcttctcctctccctccctTCCGTTGCTTCTTTGAATCCTTTCTTGGATATATTCAAGTGGAATCTCAAATCCTGCTAAGGTATGCTGACGCCTAATCTACCACTTCCTCTTGGAGGTTGATTTTAAGTTTACATTCATGATTCGTTGAGTATTTGAGTCATCCGTCTCTGCGGGATCTGGGATGTTGTTGTTGGCcttttctctttgtttttttaaatttatgtgatttatcgtttttttcttctttttctctttcgtAAAAAGACGATTTTTTTGGTTCTGGTATCTCTAAATAACTCACGGTTTTTGTTTCTACCCTTTGCGTCGCGGTCTCTTTTGATGATGGgaaaattttcatttaaaaataaaattattgagGTTTTgagtttctttctttctttcttatcaTAGTCAGATGTCTGTTCAGAAGTTCCTTTGCTACTACTTTATTTTGTTACATTTTCTAGTTATGTCTGTTTTGGTTAACAATACTAGCGAGTTGCTGGTTTTGATCTTGAATATACAGATCTTTCTTCTAGCTTCTTTGTATCTTATCCTCAGGTAGAATTACTCATCTGAGAGAAATGGTAACTAATTTCTGTATTAGTTAGTTAAAACTTACTATAGTTCCTGGACTAAGAGAACTGTAGTTTGCTGTAGACATTTTCTATACCAAGTTCAATCCTTTGTTTTTGGAACAAAGGGAAAATTTACTTATTGGTAAACGAATTTTATTATCATTGTAAAGATTCACTTCTTCTTACTAGTTCTGATTGTGAAAGAGTTAGACTAGTTCTGATTGTAAAAAATTTAGATGCTACCATGATTTTCATGTTATAATTGTTTTTCATTTGTAAAAAAAATGTTGGGACagcaaaagagagaaaaaaaaaatagaactaaTTTATCAAACTAGAAAAAAATTAAGCAAAACTATGCCTATAAAAGTTGTTGGGTGTTTTTGTGATGCTAGTCTATCATTTTATTGATCCCTCCTTATTGATTATTCTCACATTCTTCTTTTAGTCCCCACCCCCTTTTCTTCCTGTGTAAGTGGTGCTAattctttttaattaaatgatgtttGCTTGAACTCTTAATTTCTGCTGGCTATTTGTGTCTTTGATGCTACATTTCATGTACTCATAGAAATAATCGCAATTAAATATCTTTTTGTTTTATGGCTGCTTCAGTTGCTAAAGAACAAAGAAGAATATGTTGGTGCTCATCCCTATTACTATATCTTTTTTCAGATAAATTATCCTCGTAACCTAAGTAGTAAAGCAAATGCAAAGGGGTCTTCGCTTGGTTGATCTTTCAGGTAGTCTTATTTTGATTTGTTAGATCAACCTATTTAGTGGTTTACAAGATGCAAGCATCTATGAAGTATGCAGACTTTGACAAACACCAGAAATCTCTGTATCAGAACACCATGCATTCCAGATCTGATGAAGATCACCAATCTGTGCATTCTTTCTCTTCTGAAGATAAGCTCCAGTCAAAAAACATTCAATCTCAGATCAATCGTGTTCAGTTCTGTACTCTGGAATCCTCCTTAGCAAACACTAATTACATTATTCACCACTCTCCATCTTCCTTCAATTGCACACCAAGCAGTGGGAGCCCTTTATCCTTGCAAGATTACCAATTTGATAATATCTATGGATCTCCAATTAGTGCTTCATGTATTACCGAAGACCCAAATGATCTCAGAATCAGGTTGAAAGAGATAGAGGATGCTATGCTGGGGCCTAATTCAGATATGGTCGAGACTTTTGAGAACACATACCCAGGCCATCTGTCCCTGGAACCACTGAAATGGAAACAAGCGATGGGAATTCCTAAAGGAGATCTGAAACAACTTCTGATAGCCTGTGCTAGAGCTGTTGCAGAGAATGATCCAATTGCTATTGAATGGCTAATTTCAGAGTTAAAACAGATGGTTTCAGTTTCAGGGGAACCACACCAACGATTGGGAGCATACTTACTTGAAGGCCTTATTGCTAGATTGGCTTCCTCAGGGAGTTCAATTTATAAATCTTTGAAGTGTAAAGAACCCACTAGTTCAGATCTCCTCTCTTACATGCACCTTCTTTATGAGGTTTGTCCATACTTCAAATTTGGTTACCTGTCTGCAAATGGGGCGATTGCTGAGGCTGTAAAGGATGAACACATGATTCATATTATTGATTTCCAGATTGCCCAGGGAAGCCAGTGGGTAACACTCATTCAAGCCCTTGCAGCACGACCTGGTGGTCCACCACATGTTAGAATCACTGGAGTTGATGATTCCAACTCTGCTTATGCACGAGGTGGTGGTTTAAATTTAGTGGGTCAGAGGTTGTCTCGCCTTGCTGAGTCTTGTAAAGTGCCCTTTGAATTCCATGGCGCTGCTATTTCAGGCTGTGATGTGGAAGCTGAGGTTATCATCATACAACCTGGGGAGGCAGTGGCAGTGAACTTTCCTTTTCAGCTGCATCACATGCCAGATGAGAGTGTGAGCACAAGTAATCACCGAGACAGGCTTATCAGGATGGTCAAGAGCTTCTCTCCAAAGATTGTCACACTCGTCGAACAAGAATCCAACACAAACACAGCTCCATTCTTTCCTAGATTTCTCGAGACCCTGGACTATTATACTGCCATGTTTGAATCAGTAGACATTACCATTGCAAGAGACAGCAAGGAGAGAATCAATGTAGAGCAGCATTGCATTGCAAGGGACATAGTTAACATAATTGCTTGTGAAGGGGAGGAACGAGTGGAGAGACATGAGCTTTATGGGAAATGGAGATCTCGGTTTATGATGGCAGGATTCAGACCATGCCCCCTTAGTCCTACGGTTAATGCAACCATCAAGACACTGTTAGAAAACTACTCGGAACACTATTGGCTTGAAGAGCGAGATGGTGTACTTTATCTTGGATGGAAGAATAGGACTCTGGTTGTTTCATGTGCCTGGAGATGAAATCAAAGATCTGACAAGCTAGTTTTTGCCTGTGACACAATAGACTGTAAACATCTTTGCTGTTACTAGATTGTAGAATTTTCCTCTACTTCAGTTGTGAAACTGCTTGTAAGCTGGTCATACTATCGGTAGTCTGGTCATATGattgtagatttttttttcctgCTTTTGATGTTTGCATACTGTATTTAATAGAATTAGGACTAGTTTTAATGGTTGAAAAGAATTATAGACTTCTATGAGATATTGTGTATTGCCTAAAGCAGTTTGGGCTCTTttgtcattgaaaaggcaaaaaaGAGAACCAAATCATTCGCCCACTGCATAAATATGTGGGAGCCTATTGAACATGAGGTCAAAAATATAAAACAGTCTCTGAAAAATATCAATTCCGTTTCTTCAGTGTGTTGGTCTTCCCGTGTAAAATAACTGCCA contains:
- the LOC122029469 gene encoding chitin-inducible gibberellin-responsive protein 2-like isoform X2, producing the protein MHSRSDEDHQSVHSFSSEDKLQSKNIQSQINRVQFCTLESSLANTNYIIHHSPSSFNCTPSSGSPLSLQDYQFDNIYGSPISASCITEDPNDLRIRLKEIEDAMLGPNSDMVETFENTYPGHLSLEPLKWKQAMGIPKGDLKQLLIACARAVAENDPIAIEWLISELKQMVSVSGEPHQRLGAYLLEGLIARLASSGSSIYKSLKCKEPTSSDLLSYMHLLYEVCPYFKFGYLSANGAIAEAVKDEHMIHIIDFQIAQGSQWVTLIQALAARPGGPPHVRITGVDDSNSAYARGGGLNLVGQRLSRLAESCKVPFEFHGAAISGCDVEAEVIIIQPGEAVAVNFPFQLHHMPDESVSTSNHRDRLIRMVKSFSPKIVTLVEQESNTNTAPFFPRFLETLDYYTAMFESVDITIARDSKERINVEQHCIARDIVNIIACEGEERVERHELYGKWRSRFMMAGFRPCPLSPTVNATIKTLLENYSEHYWLEERDGVLYLGWKNRTLVVSCAWR
- the LOC122029469 gene encoding chitin-inducible gibberellin-responsive protein 2-like isoform X1, giving the protein MQASMKYADFDKHQKSLYQNTMHSRSDEDHQSVHSFSSEDKLQSKNIQSQINRVQFCTLESSLANTNYIIHHSPSSFNCTPSSGSPLSLQDYQFDNIYGSPISASCITEDPNDLRIRLKEIEDAMLGPNSDMVETFENTYPGHLSLEPLKWKQAMGIPKGDLKQLLIACARAVAENDPIAIEWLISELKQMVSVSGEPHQRLGAYLLEGLIARLASSGSSIYKSLKCKEPTSSDLLSYMHLLYEVCPYFKFGYLSANGAIAEAVKDEHMIHIIDFQIAQGSQWVTLIQALAARPGGPPHVRITGVDDSNSAYARGGGLNLVGQRLSRLAESCKVPFEFHGAAISGCDVEAEVIIIQPGEAVAVNFPFQLHHMPDESVSTSNHRDRLIRMVKSFSPKIVTLVEQESNTNTAPFFPRFLETLDYYTAMFESVDITIARDSKERINVEQHCIARDIVNIIACEGEERVERHELYGKWRSRFMMAGFRPCPLSPTVNATIKTLLENYSEHYWLEERDGVLYLGWKNRTLVVSCAWR